Sequence from the Maribellus comscasis genome:
AACCAAAATGGGTGAGTAAATTATATAATAATCTTCTGTTTTTTTGAAATTTTAAATCATTTTCTGAAGAACAATACAATTCGTAATAATCTGTTTTTGCACGTTCCCCAAAGTAATCAAATTCTGTTCCCATTTGTAACTCATTTCCTTTTGAGTCAATGATTGTAATGTCTATCGCCCCTCCGGTCAGGTGCGGAGAAGGTTTATCGGAATCAGTTGATGGAACAGAAACATATCTTTCGGTTTTCTTTAAAAGAAGGGCCTCCTCAATATCCGGATTTTTTGAACGTAATTCCTTTTTATGTTTTTCAAAAAGAGCACGTTGTACAGTGGTTGGCCGCCACACATCCCAAACCAGAAATTTGTATCCTTGGGGTAAATACTTTGCCGCTTCAACTAATTTTTTTGCAAGGCCTTCTCTGCAATAGCATATTTCTAATGCTCCTGCTATTTTTTGTTCAAAATATTGAGATTTAACCGTAATATATTTTTCGGCAAAATCATTCAAAGGTATCAACGGTTCATGATTTTCCCGGATGGGCATATTTTTCCATCCTTTAATTGAAAGGTTTTGTGGTATTGAGTTGTTTACGTCAATTTCCATGTTTATCCTTTTCCCAACTTTAATGAGTTCGTGTTTAACGAAAATATATTTTGGTTATAACTTACCATGTAGTTTTCTTTTTCTCTGTTTTGTTTTAACGCTAATTCAATTAACTCGCTGGTAAGCATTGCAAAATCCATATCAGATGCCTCCCACAGATAAAAGGACAGGGAACCCGGAATGGAGTTTATTTCATTAACATATACCGTGT
This genomic interval carries:
- a CDS encoding M15 family metallopeptidase, yielding MEIDVNNSIPQNLSIKGWKNMPIRENHEPLIPLNDFAEKYITVKSQYFEQKIAGALEICYCREGLAKKLVEAAKYLPQGYKFLVWDVWRPTTVQRALFEKHKKELRSKNPDIEEALLLKKTERYVSVPSTDSDKPSPHLTGGAIDITIIDSKGNELQMGTEFDYFGERAKTDYYELYCSSENDLKFQKNRRLLYNLLTHFGFTNYPEEWWHYDYGNQFWASLTKRKAFYGGVLNI